The following are encoded together in the Tamandua tetradactyla isolate mTamTet1 chromosome 14, mTamTet1.pri, whole genome shotgun sequence genome:
- the LOC143656482 gene encoding olfactory receptor 11G2-like, which translates to MNASRKETTNSVSHFILLGFPSSPEMQLLFFGLFSVTYTLTLMGNTAIACAVRWDRRLHTPMYILLGNFSFLEMCYVSTTVPNMLANFLSTNKSISFVGCFTQFYFFFSFGCDEGFYLCIMAFDRYLAICRPLHYPRIMTKELYTGLVIFGWSCGFILFLTPVVLISQLPYCGPNIINHFICDPVPLMMLSCSEDTTTQFIYSTFNAVFMTGTFLFILCSYALVILTVLRMPSAASKHKAFSTCASHLAVVVLFFGSVMVMYVSPGSGHPEKMQKIVTLFYSVITPLCNPLIYSLRNKEMKAALRNVFESKRIVHKT; encoded by the coding sequence ATGAATGCATCCAGGAAAGAAACTACCAACTCTGTTAGCCACTTTATCCTCCTGGGCTTTCCCTCAAGCCCAGAAATGCAGCTCCTCTTCTTTGGACTCTTCTCAGTAACCTACACTCTGACTCTGATGGGAAACACAGCCATAGCCTGTGCTGTGCGGTGGGACCGGCgccttcacacccccatgtacatCCTCCTGGGGAATTTCTCTTTCCTGGAAATGTGTTATGTCTCCACGACTGTCCCTAACATGTTGGCCAACTTTCTCTCCACAAACAAGTCCATCTCCTTTGTAGGTTGTTTCACacagttctatttcttcttctcttttgggTGTGATGAGGGCTTCTACCTTTGCATCATGGCCTTTGACAGGTACCTGGCCATCTGCCGTCCCCTGCATTATCCACGCATCATGACTAAAGAGCTGTACACTGGCCTCGTCATCTTCGGATGGTCATGTGGGTTCATCCTCTTCTTAACCCCTGTTGTTCTCATTTCACAATTGCCTTATTGTGGCCCAAATATCATCAATCATTTCATATGTGATCCTGTCCCTTTGATGATGCTGTCCTGTTCTGAAGATACAACCACACAGTTCATTTATTCTACTTTCAATGCTGTCTTCATGACTGGtacttttctctttatcctttgcTCCTATGCTTTGGTGATTCTAACTGTGCTTCGGATGCCCTCAGCTGCAAGCAAACATAAGGCTTTCTCCACTTGTGCTTCTCATCTGGCTGTGGTGGTGCTGTTTTTTGGTTCTGTTATGGTGATGTATGTTAGCCCTGGATCAGGACACccagaaaaaatgcaaaaaattgtGACCTTGTTTTATTCTGTAATAACTCCTCTCTGTAATCCTCTTATTTATAGCCTTAGGAATAAGGAGATGAAGGCTGCTTTGAGGAATGTCTTTGAGTCTAAAAGAATTGTTCATAAAACATAA